From the genome of Pseudomonadota bacterium, one region includes:
- a CDS encoding DUF1844 domain-containing protein, producing MSDDPSFTIRDRRHSADDADRVNDRTDDWADDRVDDRADASAPGAGPALPAVDFSTFLLSLGTSALVHLGEAPTPEDQLQRNLPLAQQVIDILALISTKTRGNLDADEAKLLEELLYDLRLRYVNAAR from the coding sequence ATGAGCGACGATCCTAGCTTCACGATTCGGGATAGGCGTCATTCCGCCGACGACGCTGATCGGGTCAACGATCGGACCGACGATTGGGCCGACGATCGGGTCGACGATCGGGCCGACGCGAGCGCGCCGGGGGCCGGCCCCGCGCTCCCCGCGGTCGATTTCTCGACCTTCCTGCTCTCCCTCGGCACCTCGGCCCTGGTCCACCTGGGCGAGGCGCCGACGCCGGAGGATCAGCTTCAGCGTAATCTGCCGCTGGCCCAGCAGGTGATCGACATCCTCGCGCTGATCAGCACCAAGACCCGGGGCAACCTCGACGCCGACGAGGCCAAGCTGCTCGAGGAGCTCCTCTACGACCTGCGCCTGCGCTACGTCAACGCCGCGCGCTGA
- a CDS encoding protein kinase — protein MPTGRPSHSSLPLQTALGPYFIERLIASGGMAEIYLARMRGLAGFEKQVALKVILPELARDAAFTRMLVAEAKIAVGLTHANILKIFDLALIDGTYLIAMEYVDGADFFQLLRRCSARQRMLPVAAALYITQAVASGLAYAHGPGAPSGHPPGVIHRDISPQNILLSRYGEVKIADFGIAKVVNITSQTRAGALKGKLGYMSPEQAWGEKVDARSDIFSAGVVLYEALTGRSLYLESDPIKLLQQVRRAEIPAPSAAQPALGADFDPLVLKAVARDPAQRYQTATELGAALAEALHQRDPHFVARQLGELVSDALADEAQVTTAPARRRAEARPADPMKGEDFVTHEHSLISSEQQAAAPARAGAPSDDAGNATTAPRHQRQWGRLQLLPGEEGERSVMLADELVIGRGGELALSDGRVSRRHARVWRREASYWLEDLKSANGTFLNLQRVDAPTVLQSGDLVRVGPYELRFTVEPDPTAREPAARGARHAPRVTIQEVARPPEGAVGEVPRARRAVAPTVALLREARLVVNLGGQTVQVEVGEGLALDHALTLGPRTVAGTAARIVRGAEGFTIDPGQSAAGVLRVNDSPLSARQALNAGDKIALGPLVAVVELV, from the coding sequence ATGCCCACCGGACGCCCGTCTCACTCGAGCCTGCCGCTGCAAACGGCGCTCGGTCCCTATTTCATCGAGCGCCTGATCGCCAGCGGTGGCATGGCGGAGATCTATCTCGCGCGGATGCGCGGCCTGGCGGGCTTCGAGAAGCAGGTCGCGCTGAAGGTCATCCTGCCCGAGCTGGCCCGCGATGCCGCCTTCACGCGGATGTTGGTCGCCGAGGCCAAGATCGCCGTCGGCCTGACTCACGCCAACATCCTCAAGATCTTCGATCTCGCCCTGATCGACGGCACCTACCTGATCGCGATGGAGTACGTCGACGGCGCTGACTTCTTCCAGTTGCTGCGCCGCTGCAGCGCGCGACAGCGCATGCTGCCGGTCGCGGCGGCGCTCTACATCACCCAGGCGGTTGCCAGCGGTCTGGCCTACGCGCACGGACCGGGCGCGCCCTCGGGTCATCCGCCGGGGGTGATCCACCGCGACATCAGCCCGCAGAACATCCTGCTCTCGCGCTATGGGGAGGTGAAGATCGCCGACTTCGGCATCGCCAAGGTGGTCAACATCACCAGCCAGACGCGCGCCGGGGCGCTCAAGGGCAAGCTGGGCTACATGTCGCCCGAGCAGGCCTGGGGCGAAAAAGTCGACGCGCGCAGCGACATCTTCAGCGCCGGCGTCGTGCTCTACGAGGCCCTGACGGGCCGCTCGCTCTATCTCGAGAGCGATCCGATCAAGCTGCTGCAACAGGTGCGGCGCGCCGAGATCCCGGCGCCCTCCGCGGCCCAGCCGGCGCTGGGCGCGGACTTCGACCCCTTGGTGCTCAAGGCGGTCGCCCGCGATCCGGCGCAGCGCTATCAGACGGCGACCGAGCTCGGCGCCGCGCTCGCCGAAGCGCTGCATCAGCGTGATCCGCATTTCGTGGCCCGCCAGCTCGGCGAGCTGGTCAGCGACGCGCTGGCGGACGAGGCACAGGTCACGACGGCGCCGGCGCGCCGGCGTGCCGAGGCGCGGCCGGCGGACCCGATGAAGGGTGAGGACTTCGTGACCCACGAACACTCGCTGATCTCGAGCGAGCAGCAGGCCGCCGCGCCGGCACGCGCCGGAGCGCCGAGCGACGACGCTGGCAACGCGACGACGGCCCCGCGTCACCAGCGGCAATGGGGCCGCCTGCAGCTACTGCCAGGGGAAGAGGGCGAGCGCAGCGTGATGCTCGCCGACGAGCTGGTGATCGGGCGCGGCGGCGAGCTGGCGCTTTCTGACGGCCGCGTCTCGCGGCGCCATGCCCGCGTCTGGCGGCGCGAGGCGAGCTACTGGCTCGAGGACCTGAAGAGCGCCAACGGCACCTTCCTCAACCTGCAGCGCGTCGATGCGCCGACCGTGCTGCAGAGCGGCGACCTGGTGCGGGTGGGACCCTATGAGCTGAGGTTCACGGTGGAGCCGGATCCGACGGCCCGCGAGCCGGCGGCGCGCGGCGCGCGTCATGCGCCGCGCGTGACGATTCAGGAGGTCGCGCGGCCGCCCGAGGGGGCCGTCGGGGAGGTGCCGCGGGCGCGGCGCGCCGTGGCGCCGACGGTGGCGCTGCTGCGCGAGGCGCGGCTGGTGGTCAACCTCGGCGGCCAGACGGTGCAGGTCGAGGTCGGGGAGGGCCTGGCGCTCGATCACGCGCTGACCCTTGGCCCCAGGACCGTCGCCGGCACGGCGGCGCGCATCGTGCGTGGCGCCGAGGGCTTCACCATCGATCCGGGTCAAAGCGCGGCCGGTGTCCTGCGGGTCAACGATAGCCCGCTGAGCGCCCGACAGGCGCTCAACGCTGGCGACAAGATCGCCCTTGGTCCGCTGGTGGCCGTGGTCGAGCTGGTCTGA
- a CDS encoding phenylalanine--tRNA ligase subunit alpha: MVQLPELDYRVLSALAATTEPVAIDALALRLGLDQAQVAAVCLTRALAGEVAVEEERYLELKLGAKGKALVGRPLPERAVIEALARAGGQATLQSLPEQTGLPQKEVGQALRWLKHRGWAEQQGPALALCAAGRAALSAPPAADEALLAALVELGTATEEALRARGIDFAAARRLLEGRSGLLEERERTTRRVALAAAGRALVTRGIAARSAINQLNAELLRNGGWREVELRPYDVTLPGPALHPGKSHPLVRIFEQTRRVFLELGFDEIDSAFVESAFWDFDALFSPQDHPARDMQDTFYVAAPARCALPEEALVRRVARTHEDGGESGSIGWRYRWDPELARRPLLRTHTTAATIRALAADPRAPRKVFCVGPVFRRETVDYKHLPVFHQVDGIIVDEQASFATLLGTLQAFYRKMGFERFQFRPGFFPYTEPSVEVFVWLESKQDWVEMGGAGIFRPEVTQPLGCQAPVLAWGLGLERLAMFRYGVASIGELYRARLAWLEEAALCR; this comes from the coding sequence ATGGTGCAGCTTCCCGAGCTCGACTACCGCGTGCTGAGCGCGCTCGCCGCGACGACGGAGCCCGTGGCGATCGACGCGCTGGCGCTGCGCCTCGGCCTCGATCAGGCGCAGGTCGCCGCGGTCTGTCTGACGCGCGCGCTGGCGGGCGAGGTCGCGGTCGAGGAGGAGCGCTATCTCGAGCTCAAGCTCGGTGCCAAGGGCAAGGCGCTGGTCGGGCGCCCCTTGCCGGAGCGCGCGGTGATCGAGGCGCTGGCGCGCGCGGGCGGCCAGGCGACGCTGCAATCCCTGCCCGAGCAGACGGGCCTGCCGCAGAAAGAGGTCGGTCAGGCGCTGCGCTGGCTCAAGCATCGGGGTTGGGCCGAGCAACAAGGACCCGCGCTGGCGCTATGCGCGGCGGGCCGCGCGGCCCTCAGCGCGCCGCCCGCGGCGGACGAGGCCCTGCTGGCGGCGCTGGTCGAGCTGGGCACTGCGACCGAAGAGGCGCTGCGCGCGCGCGGAATCGACTTCGCGGCGGCGCGGCGCCTGCTCGAGGGCCGCAGCGGGCTGCTCGAGGAGCGCGAGCGCACGACCCGCCGCGTGGCGTTGGCGGCAGCGGGACGCGCGCTGGTCACGCGCGGGATCGCGGCGCGCTCGGCGATCAACCAGCTCAACGCCGAGCTCTTGCGCAACGGCGGCTGGCGCGAGGTCGAGCTGCGGCCCTACGACGTGACGCTGCCCGGGCCGGCGCTGCACCCCGGCAAGTCGCATCCGCTGGTGCGGATCTTCGAGCAGACGCGGCGCGTCTTCCTCGAGCTCGGCTTCGACGAGATCGACAGCGCCTTCGTCGAGTCGGCGTTCTGGGACTTCGACGCGCTCTTCTCGCCGCAGGACCATCCCGCGCGTGACATGCAAGACACCTTCTACGTGGCGGCGCCGGCGCGCTGCGCCCTGCCCGAGGAGGCGCTGGTGCGCAGGGTCGCGCGCACCCACGAGGACGGCGGCGAGAGCGGCTCGATCGGCTGGCGCTACCGCTGGGATCCCGAGCTGGCGCGGCGTCCGCTGCTGCGCACGCATACCACCGCGGCGACGATCCGCGCGCTCGCCGCCGACCCGCGCGCGCCGCGCAAGGTCTTCTGCGTCGGTCCGGTGTTTCGCCGCGAGACGGTGGATTACAAGCATCTGCCCGTCTTCCACCAGGTCGACGGCATCATCGTCGACGAGCAGGCGAGCTTCGCCACCCTGCTCGGCACCTTGCAGGCCTTCTATCGCAAGATGGGCTTCGAGCGCTTCCAGTTCCGGCCGGGCTTCTTCCCCTATACGGAGCCGAGCGTCGAGGTCTTCGTCTGGCTCGAGTCGAAGCAGGATTGGGTCGAGATGGGCGGCGCCGGGATCTTTCGTCCCGAGGTCACGCAGCCGCTGGGCTGCCAGGCGCCCGTGCTGGCCTGGGGCCTCGGCCTCGAGCGCCTGGCGATGTTCCGCTATGGCGTCGCCAGCATCGGCGAGCTCTACCGTGCGCGGCTGGCCTGGCTCGAGGAGGCGGCGCTATGCCGGTAA
- a CDS encoding UvrD-helicase domain-containing protein: MDLQSLNAPQRAAVLHDGGPLLVLAGAGSGKTRVITHRIARVVLGGIDPARVMAVTFTNKAAGEMRHRAEGLIGRGAQAAWIGTFHAICARLLRQHGQAIGLKQSFQIYDGADQRALVVQVMRAIKLPERLFVPAEILGRIDRAKNEGLFPRDFRAGDFVSDVVAKVYPAYEARLQAANAVDFGGLLLRTLELLRQETALAESLAERFAHLLVDEFQDTNHVQYELVRLLSARHRNLCVVGDDDQSIYSWRGADIRNILDFERDHADAAIVTLEQNYRSTQTILDAASAIIARNPERRPKRLWTDAGPGSPITYAPCEDERSEAAFVAHTIARLRRERELPYDQCAVFYRTHAQSRVLEEALRAIRPSIPHVVVGGVRFYDRAEVKDVLAYLRLLANPSDDLALQRIINEPPRGIGSATLAKLSEEARASGSSALAAARACAAGAGALSSGPRAKLTAFCTLVDELSAEAPTLLPSTLAELVIERTGYGDRLASDPSPDGEARAENLLELIGSLRAYEQHSEAPSLTGFLEQAALAGDLDETPAEHGAVTLMTVHGAKGLEFAHVFIIGLERGVFPHARSLDDPQQLEEERRLAYVAVTRARQQLYLCHARRRWLFGQQQVNAPSEFLTDVPARLLRTDAAWAGQAPSRAPEGASYGNGARGRARSFARPAERSASQPAEERWVDCDDGFDQSAAGGDDLSCDFRIGMRVRHVKFGVGSIRMIRGTPPNLNLTIHFAEVGPRTIRSEFVQPL; encoded by the coding sequence GTGGACCTCCAGTCGCTCAATGCGCCGCAGCGGGCGGCCGTCCTCCACGACGGCGGGCCGCTGCTGGTGCTCGCCGGCGCCGGCAGCGGCAAGACGCGCGTGATCACCCATCGGATCGCGCGCGTGGTCCTGGGTGGCATCGACCCGGCGCGGGTGATGGCCGTGACCTTCACCAACAAGGCCGCGGGCGAGATGCGCCACCGCGCCGAAGGCCTGATCGGGCGCGGCGCCCAGGCGGCCTGGATCGGCACCTTCCACGCCATCTGTGCCCGGCTCCTGCGCCAGCACGGGCAGGCCATCGGTCTCAAGCAGTCGTTCCAGATCTACGATGGCGCCGACCAACGCGCGCTCGTCGTGCAGGTGATGCGCGCGATCAAGCTGCCCGAGCGCCTCTTCGTTCCGGCCGAGATCTTGGGGCGGATCGACCGCGCCAAGAACGAGGGGTTGTTCCCGCGCGACTTCCGCGCTGGCGATTTCGTCAGCGACGTGGTGGCCAAGGTCTACCCGGCCTACGAGGCCCGGCTGCAAGCGGCCAACGCGGTGGACTTCGGCGGGCTGCTGCTGCGGACGCTCGAGCTCTTGCGCCAGGAGACCGCGCTGGCCGAGTCCTTGGCCGAGCGCTTTGCGCACCTGCTGGTCGACGAGTTCCAGGACACCAACCATGTCCAGTACGAGCTGGTGCGGCTGCTCAGCGCGCGCCATCGTAATCTCTGCGTGGTCGGCGACGACGACCAGTCGATCTACAGCTGGCGCGGCGCCGATATCCGCAACATCCTCGACTTCGAGCGCGATCACGCCGACGCCGCGATCGTCACGCTCGAGCAGAACTACCGCTCGACCCAGACGATCCTCGATGCGGCCTCAGCGATCATCGCCCGCAATCCGGAGCGCCGACCGAAGCGGCTCTGGACCGACGCCGGCCCGGGATCGCCGATCACCTATGCCCCCTGCGAGGACGAGCGCAGCGAAGCCGCCTTCGTCGCCCACACCATCGCGCGGCTGCGCCGCGAGCGGGAGCTGCCCTACGATCAATGCGCCGTCTTCTACCGCACCCACGCCCAATCGCGGGTGCTCGAGGAGGCGCTGCGCGCGATCCGCCCCTCGATTCCCCATGTCGTGGTCGGCGGCGTGCGCTTCTACGATCGCGCCGAGGTCAAGGACGTGCTGGCCTACCTGCGCCTGCTGGCCAATCCGAGCGACGACCTCGCGCTCCAGCGCATCATCAACGAGCCCCCGCGCGGCATCGGCAGCGCGACGCTGGCGAAGCTGAGCGAGGAGGCGCGCGCGAGCGGCAGCTCGGCGCTGGCCGCCGCGCGTGCCTGCGCCGCCGGCGCCGGCGCGCTGAGCAGCGGCCCGCGCGCCAAGCTGACGGCCTTCTGCACGCTGGTCGACGAGCTCAGCGCCGAGGCGCCGACCCTGCTCCCGTCCACGCTCGCCGAGCTGGTGATCGAACGGACCGGATACGGCGACCGCCTCGCCAGCGACCCGAGCCCCGACGGCGAAGCTCGGGCCGAGAACCTGCTCGAGCTGATCGGCAGCCTGCGGGCCTACGAGCAGCACAGCGAGGCCCCCAGCTTGACCGGCTTCCTCGAGCAGGCCGCGCTCGCCGGCGACCTCGACGAGACGCCGGCCGAGCACGGCGCGGTGACGCTGATGACCGTGCATGGCGCCAAGGGGCTCGAGTTCGCCCACGTCTTCATCATCGGGCTCGAGCGCGGCGTCTTTCCGCACGCGCGCTCGCTCGACGACCCGCAACAACTCGAGGAGGAGCGCCGGCTGGCCTACGTGGCGGTGACCCGCGCCCGCCAGCAGCTCTACCTCTGCCACGCTCGCCGCCGCTGGCTCTTTGGCCAGCAGCAGGTCAACGCCCCCTCGGAGTTCCTGACCGACGTGCCGGCGCGGCTGCTGCGCACCGATGCGGCCTGGGCCGGTCAAGCGCCGTCGCGCGCCCCCGAGGGCGCGAGCTACGGAAATGGCGCGCGCGGCCGCGCGCGCAGCTTCGCCCGCCCCGCCGAGCGCTCGGCGAGCCAGCCGGCAGAAGAGCGCTGGGTCGACTGCGACGACGGCTTCGATCAATCGGCCGCGGGCGGCGACGATCTGAGCTGCGACTTCCGCATCGGCATGCGCGTGCGCCATGTGAAGTTCGGGGTCGGGAGCATCCGGATGATTCGGGGCACGCCGCCGAACCTCAACCTGACCATTCACTTCGCCGAGGTCGGACCGCGAACGATTCGCAGCGAGTTCGTCCAGCCGCTCTGA
- a CDS encoding phenylalanine--tRNA ligase subunit beta yields MPVIGIPLHLLRQRVATPLEPQQLVEQLQQLGCDVEGYATLRRFGCSRCDNILEITETEHPPVLCDRCGADFRALPALLSALGTTEVIRMELLAVRPDMFEPGGLARVLRHYLGESEEPARYTLAPPRLRVRVDPSVAQPESHRPFIACAVVRGLALDNDLIKTVMKLQENLHWALGRDRKHASIGVYDLDTLDASGLVYRTVGPDELRFIPLGYDVAAPASALTPRAILAEHPKGRAYAWLLEGRARYPLLCDGAGQVLSLPPIINSEPTRVTRATRNFVIDVTGTDERLINRALNIMVTSLGELGGPALTLEQVTIDYQGRSVVTPDLTPQRVMLDVALAARRIGVALDAATLAGLLRRMGHRVAAAGAAAGQAGSPEVTALEVEVPAYRNDILHPVDLIEDAAIAYGYHNIVPRLTVAMTAGSEQPIERSAAQARQALQGLGYFEVLTLLLSSEAQQYEALRLPVDPERILLANPISHEQTMLRTSLIPGLIDTLSANTDHAMPQRIFEVGKVSRCVAALETGALETRRVAAASCGPRADYAELRSTCEALLRELGWALVTEPDATPCFIAGRGARAVAQRGSERRAVGSIGELHPEVLERARLTQPVAVFEVSLDALR; encoded by the coding sequence ATGCCGGTAATCGGAATTCCGCTGCACCTGCTGCGGCAGCGGGTGGCCACGCCGCTCGAGCCGCAGCAGCTCGTCGAGCAGCTGCAACAGCTCGGCTGCGACGTCGAGGGCTATGCGACGCTGCGACGCTTCGGCTGCAGCCGCTGCGACAACATCCTCGAGATCACCGAGACCGAGCATCCGCCCGTGCTCTGCGATCGCTGCGGGGCCGACTTCCGCGCGCTGCCGGCCCTGCTCAGCGCGCTGGGGACGACCGAGGTGATCCGGATGGAGCTGCTCGCCGTGCGGCCGGACATGTTCGAGCCCGGCGGCTTGGCGCGGGTGCTGCGGCACTACCTCGGCGAGAGCGAGGAGCCGGCGCGCTATACGCTGGCGCCGCCGCGACTGCGCGTGCGCGTCGACCCGAGCGTGGCGCAGCCGGAGAGCCACCGGCCCTTCATCGCCTGCGCGGTCGTGCGTGGCCTGGCGCTCGACAACGACCTGATCAAGACGGTGATGAAGCTGCAGGAGAACCTGCATTGGGCGCTCGGTCGCGATCGCAAGCACGCCTCGATCGGCGTCTACGACCTCGATACGCTCGACGCGAGCGGGCTGGTCTATCGCACCGTCGGGCCGGACGAGCTGCGCTTCATCCCGCTCGGCTATGACGTGGCGGCGCCCGCCAGCGCGCTGACGCCGCGGGCGATTCTCGCTGAGCATCCGAAGGGCCGCGCCTATGCCTGGTTGCTCGAGGGGCGCGCGCGCTACCCGCTGCTCTGCGACGGCGCCGGGCAGGTGCTGAGCCTGCCGCCGATCATCAACAGCGAGCCGACGCGGGTGACGCGGGCGACGCGCAACTTCGTCATCGACGTCACCGGCACCGACGAGCGCCTGATCAACCGCGCGCTGAACATCATGGTCACGAGCCTGGGCGAGCTGGGCGGCCCGGCGCTGACGCTGGAGCAGGTGACGATCGATTATCAGGGTCGCAGCGTCGTCACGCCGGACCTCACGCCGCAGCGGGTCATGCTCGATGTGGCGCTGGCCGCGCGCCGCATCGGGGTCGCGCTGGACGCCGCGACGCTGGCCGGGCTGCTGCGGCGGATGGGGCATCGTGTGGCTGCCGCCGGCGCTGCCGCCGGGCAGGCGGGCTCGCCCGAGGTCACGGCGCTCGAGGTGGAGGTCCCGGCCTACCGCAACGACATCCTGCACCCGGTCGATCTGATCGAGGACGCGGCGATCGCCTACGGCTACCACAACATCGTGCCCCGGCTCACCGTCGCCATGACCGCGGGCAGCGAGCAGCCGATCGAGCGCAGCGCTGCGCAGGCGCGCCAGGCGCTGCAGGGGCTCGGATACTTCGAGGTGCTGACCCTGCTGCTCTCCTCCGAGGCGCAGCAGTACGAGGCCCTGCGCCTGCCCGTCGATCCCGAGCGCATCTTGCTCGCCAATCCGATCAGTCACGAGCAGACGATGCTGCGCACCTCGCTGATCCCGGGCCTGATCGATACCCTCAGCGCCAACACCGACCACGCGATGCCGCAGCGGATCTTCGAGGTCGGGAAGGTCTCGCGCTGCGTCGCGGCGCTCGAGACGGGGGCGCTCGAGACGCGCAGGGTCGCGGCCGCGAGCTGCGGCCCACGGGCGGACTACGCCGAGCTGCGCTCGACCTGCGAGGCGCTGCTGCGCGAGCTGGGCTGGGCGCTCGTCACCGAGCCCGACGCGACGCCTTGTTTCATCGCCGGTCGCGGCGCCCGGGCGGTCGCGCAGCGGGGCAGCGAGCGGCGCGCGGTCGGGTCGATCGGCGAGCTGCATCCGGAGGTGCTCGAGCGCGCGAGGCTGACCCAGCCCGTCGCCGTCTTCGAGGTCTCGCTCGACGCGCTGCGTTGA
- a CDS encoding WYL domain-containing protein, with protein sequence MPRHAQVVRQWKLLRRLERAAQGQSVAELAGDEVAAQRACYRDLEALQAAGFPLYTEEREGLRRWCLTEAFRSQRAIPLATSELLALRAARSALRHFAQTPFFEGLQALSDKLDALLAPEQRRFAEQMDDIVVGDRFGSPDHGALRELIDTLTEACARRVTLAITYRASRGDETTRRVDPYKLWLHRGSAYLVAHCHLRQAVRTFAVARIAAALPTDATFDRPTSFDFDRFVHDRFRICGDGQPTPVTLWFAPEVARYIRERTWHPTQQLTPAADGAVTLTMTVDGLTELAAWLLSFGPRARVLAPTTLATHLQTQLHAALAGYEGREQADANASASKKQ encoded by the coding sequence ATGCCGCGCCACGCGCAGGTCGTGCGCCAATGGAAGCTGCTGCGCCGCCTCGAGCGCGCCGCCCAGGGCCAGAGCGTGGCCGAGCTGGCGGGCGACGAGGTCGCCGCCCAGCGCGCCTGCTACCGCGACCTCGAGGCGCTGCAGGCCGCCGGCTTCCCGCTCTACACCGAGGAGCGCGAGGGCCTGCGGCGCTGGTGTCTGACAGAGGCCTTCCGCAGCCAGCGCGCGATCCCCCTCGCCACCAGCGAGCTGCTCGCCCTGCGCGCCGCCCGCAGCGCCCTGCGCCACTTCGCCCAGACGCCCTTCTTCGAGGGGCTGCAGGCCCTCAGCGACAAGCTCGACGCCCTCCTCGCGCCGGAGCAGCGCCGCTTCGCCGAGCAGATGGACGACATCGTCGTCGGCGACCGCTTCGGCAGCCCCGACCACGGCGCGCTGCGCGAGCTGATCGACACGCTGACCGAGGCCTGCGCCCGACGCGTCACCCTGGCGATCACCTACCGCGCCAGCCGCGGCGACGAGACCACCCGGCGGGTCGATCCCTACAAGCTCTGGCTGCACCGCGGCAGCGCCTACCTGGTGGCCCACTGCCACCTGCGCCAGGCCGTCCGCACCTTCGCCGTCGCGCGCATCGCCGCCGCCCTGCCGACGGACGCGACCTTCGACCGTCCGACGAGCTTCGACTTCGATCGTTTCGTCCACGACCGCTTCCGCATCTGCGGCGACGGCCAGCCCACGCCCGTGACCCTCTGGTTCGCCCCCGAGGTCGCCCGCTACATCCGCGAGCGCACCTGGCACCCGACCCAGCAGCTCACGCCCGCCGCCGACGGCGCCGTCACCCTGACCATGACCGTCGACGGCCTGACCGAGCTCGCCGCCTGGCTCCTGAGCTTCGGCCCCCGCGCCCGCGTCCTCGCCCCCACCACCCTAGCCACCCACCTCCAAACCCAACTCCACGCCGCCCTAGCGGGATACGAGGGCAGGGAGCAGGCGGACGCCAACGCGAGCGCGAGCAAAAAACAGTGA
- the argS gene encoding arginine--tRNA ligase, which translates to MDVSTLTIAELEAHLQARVAAALAQVGAPGVAFELVAPPQPEQGDLGFPCFALARVLRRAPPQIAREVAAALTPDAVIAAASDDKGYVNLKLHEATLVQVVLRQALSQGARFGAEGAAAPQHWLIEYSSPNTNKPLHLGHLRNNLLGAAVAALLRFVGHRVTRVNLVNDRGVHICKSMLAYQLWGAGSDPQSAGQKGDRLVGDCYVRFERRLSEEYLAWQQTPAAAARLQGWVGSGEGRVASAAQAFFAGYKDDYFNQDSVLGAQVRELLLRWEQGDPEVLALWRRMNDWVLAGFQATYARMGVGFELIQYESETYKLGKRLVQEGLDRGVMQRRADGAVICDLAQVGLSGEKVLLRSDGTSVYMTQDLGTAVERVDQLQPAVLVYVVGDEQNYHFDVLFKILGLLRPGLAERCRHLSYGMIRLPEGRMKSREGTVVDADDLMDEMHRLARAETEARVAEGKAHTADLSEAELERRAEHIGMAALKYFLLKYSPRSAFEYDPRASIDFLGQTGPYCLFNYARTRSLVRKVGGGEPGFEAAAAARLQTPQELDLVRRLAQWPALVLRAAESCDPSRLAEYLFDLCKRFAFIFTDKANHPIATCDDAELRAARLMLVAAVGHTVKAGLGLLGIAVLEEM; encoded by the coding sequence ATGGACGTCAGCACCTTGACGATCGCCGAGCTCGAGGCTCACCTGCAGGCGCGGGTGGCCGCGGCGTTGGCCCAGGTGGGGGCGCCGGGCGTCGCCTTCGAGCTGGTGGCGCCGCCGCAGCCCGAGCAGGGCGACCTGGGCTTCCCGTGTTTTGCGCTGGCGCGCGTGCTGCGCCGGGCGCCGCCGCAGATCGCCCGCGAGGTGGCCGCGGCGCTGACGCCCGACGCGGTGATCGCCGCGGCGAGCGACGACAAGGGCTACGTCAACCTCAAGCTGCACGAGGCGACGCTGGTCCAGGTGGTGCTGCGGCAGGCGCTGAGCCAGGGCGCGCGCTTCGGCGCGGAGGGCGCGGCGGCGCCGCAGCATTGGCTGATCGAGTACTCCTCGCCCAACACCAACAAGCCGCTGCACCTCGGGCATCTGCGCAACAACCTGCTCGGGGCGGCGGTGGCCGCGCTGCTGCGCTTCGTCGGCCATCGCGTCACGCGGGTCAACCTGGTCAACGACCGCGGCGTGCACATCTGCAAGTCGATGCTGGCCTACCAGCTCTGGGGCGCGGGCAGCGACCCGCAGAGCGCGGGGCAGAAGGGCGACCGCTTGGTCGGCGACTGCTACGTGCGCTTCGAGCGGCGGCTGAGCGAGGAGTACCTGGCCTGGCAGCAGACCCCGGCGGCGGCCGCGCGCCTGCAGGGCTGGGTCGGCAGCGGCGAGGGCCGCGTGGCCAGCGCGGCGCAGGCCTTCTTCGCCGGCTACAAGGACGACTACTTCAACCAGGACTCGGTCCTCGGCGCGCAGGTGCGCGAGCTGCTGCTGCGCTGGGAGCAGGGCGACCCCGAGGTCCTCGCGCTCTGGCGTCGAATGAACGACTGGGTGCTCGCCGGCTTTCAGGCGACCTACGCGCGGATGGGCGTCGGCTTCGAGCTGATCCAGTACGAGAGCGAGACCTACAAGCTCGGCAAGCGGCTGGTGCAGGAGGGGCTCGATCGCGGGGTGATGCAGCGCCGGGCCGACGGGGCCGTGATCTGCGATCTGGCGCAGGTGGGGCTGAGCGGCGAGAAGGTGCTGCTGCGCAGCGACGGCACCAGCGTCTACATGACCCAGGATCTCGGCACCGCGGTCGAGCGCGTCGACCAGCTCCAGCCGGCGGTGCTGGTCTACGTGGTCGGCGACGAGCAGAACTACCACTTCGACGTGCTCTTCAAGATCCTCGGCTTGCTGCGGCCCGGGCTGGCGGAGCGCTGCCGGCATCTCTCCTACGGGATGATCCGCCTGCCCGAGGGGCGGATGAAGAGCCGTGAGGGGACGGTCGTCGACGCCGATGACCTGATGGACGAGATGCACCGGCTGGCCCGCGCCGAGACCGAGGCGCGCGTGGCGGAGGGCAAGGCGCATACGGCCGACCTGAGCGAGGCCGAGCTCGAGCGTCGCGCCGAGCACATCGGCATGGCCGCGCTCAAGTACTTCTTGCTCAAGTACTCGCCGCGCAGCGCCTTCGAGTACGACCCGCGCGCGAGCATCGACTTCCTCGGCCAGACGGGGCCCTATTGCCTCTTCAACTACGCGCGCACGCGCTCGCTGGTGCGTAAGGTCGGGGGCGGCGAGCCTGGCTTCGAGGCGGCGGCGGCCGCGCGGCTGCAGACGCCGCAGGAGCTCGACCTGGTGCGGCGCCTGGCGCAGTGGCCGGCGCTCGTGCTGCGCGCCGCCGAGAGCTGCGACCCGTCGCGCCTCGCCGAGTACCTCTTCGACCTTTGCAAGCGCTTCGCCTTCATCTTCACCGACAAGGCGAATCATCCGATCGCCACCTGCGACGACGCCGAGCTGCGCGCCGCGCGCCTGATGCTGGTGGCGGCGGTGGGCCATACGGTGAAGGCCGGTCTCGGCCTGCTCGGCATCGCCGTGCTGGAAGAGATGTAA